One window from the genome of Armatimonadota bacterium encodes:
- a CDS encoding adenylate/guanylate cyclase domain-containing protein: MKQFPIRRYQWAFASLAVALAGSFFAKWLVEQNPFFNRIEGETLTNLQFSAKPLPVNPDIFLIQITDDDGAFFSPSRPNESLDRRIIGQLFESLAKAKASVIVSDLFFVSENPESDPEFLASLRRGVAAKDSSFVFLAQDGDAFEDPSEPDQYGYTFLCLPAILELDGQADIGMALPFEPDGEVIGLVAKKVDIESGRTYFHTALLAALRHLRQNPADLKVEQDRLSVGSWDAQLGPNGELPLLWTPRGQNLASMPLRQAIKALDRGDAGQFRDKIVIVCDVRKGKDDRYVHSVGPVKGSTVVGQMVNTLLVPSSQRIRWMDFDLFQVFVVGASWLAAWLVGARNRWLIAVALALPFAFGAGVPWVAATQFRLILATVWPFLGVALSVAGALGLRALRAPRHDPRLAGELTEATVLFSDFTDSTGWVQKIGAVEYQRRYIAWLDLCEKHIRRKGGEIERTTGDGFIAVFPAGAVTSAPGCLEACQRILVEMEPGGFEVTFGFESGPVSGGYLSEAGRRVWSSSGTTVNMAKRLQTLAGDVGRAIVIGPISARVLKESEPIESLGRFQLKGIDGEVEAFAIAHLG; encoded by the coding sequence ATCGAAGGGGAAACGCTCACAAACCTGCAGTTTTCTGCCAAGCCACTTCCGGTGAACCCAGATATCTTCCTCATTCAAATTACCGACGATGACGGAGCGTTTTTTTCCCCTAGCCGCCCCAATGAGAGTTTGGATCGGAGGATCATCGGCCAGCTTTTCGAATCGCTAGCCAAAGCCAAGGCATCGGTCATTGTCAGCGATCTGTTCTTTGTGTCCGAAAATCCCGAATCGGATCCCGAGTTCCTGGCATCACTGCGGCGGGGGGTCGCGGCAAAGGATTCTTCGTTCGTTTTTTTGGCGCAAGACGGCGATGCGTTTGAAGACCCTTCAGAGCCCGACCAATACGGCTATACGTTCCTTTGCCTTCCGGCGATCCTCGAACTGGATGGCCAAGCCGACATCGGCATGGCGTTGCCCTTTGAACCCGACGGCGAAGTCATCGGCCTGGTGGCCAAAAAGGTCGACATCGAATCGGGGCGCACCTATTTCCACACCGCACTCCTGGCCGCTCTCAGGCACCTCCGCCAGAACCCGGCAGACCTCAAGGTGGAACAAGACCGGCTGAGCGTCGGCTCGTGGGATGCGCAGCTTGGGCCCAACGGAGAACTGCCGCTGCTATGGACTCCAAGGGGCCAAAATCTTGCCTCCATGCCGTTGCGGCAAGCGATCAAAGCCCTCGATCGGGGCGACGCCGGCCAGTTCCGCGACAAGATCGTCATTGTTTGCGATGTGCGCAAGGGCAAAGATGACCGATACGTTCATAGCGTCGGGCCGGTCAAGGGTTCAACGGTGGTTGGGCAAATGGTCAACACCCTTTTGGTGCCCTCCTCCCAGCGGATCCGGTGGATGGACTTTGACCTTTTCCAGGTCTTTGTCGTGGGGGCATCCTGGCTCGCGGCTTGGCTTGTTGGAGCCCGAAACCGCTGGCTAATCGCTGTGGCCCTGGCCCTGCCCTTTGCCTTTGGGGCCGGCGTGCCCTGGGTGGCGGCGACTCAATTCCGATTGATCCTCGCCACTGTTTGGCCATTCCTCGGCGTCGCCCTTTCCGTGGCTGGCGCATTGGGCTTGCGGGCCCTGCGGGCCCCGCGCCACGATCCCCGCCTGGCTGGAGAGCTCACTGAGGCAACCGTGCTCTTCAGCGACTTCACTGATTCCACCGGATGGGTGCAAAAAATCGGGGCCGTTGAATACCAGCGCCGATACATCGCTTGGCTCGACCTGTGCGAAAAACACATCCGACGCAAGGGTGGGGAAATCGAAAGAACGACCGGCGACGGCTTTATCGCCGTCTTCCCTGCTGGTGCGGTCACTTCGGCCCCTGGCTGCCTGGAAGCTTGCCAGCGCATATTGGTCGAGATGGAGCCCGGGGGGTTCGAAGTCACATTTGGCTTTGAATCCGGGCCGGTTTCGGGGGGATACTTGTCCGAAGCGGGTCGCCGGGTTTGGAGCTCATCGGGCACAACGGTCAACATGGCCAAGCGCCTCCAAACCTTGGCGGGCGACGTGGGCCGCGCGATTGTCATCGGGCCGATCTCGGCCCGGGTGCTCAAAGAATCGGAGCCCATTGAATCCTTAGGCCGGTTCCAACTCAAGGGCATCGACGGCGAAGTCGAGGCGTTTGCCATCGCTCATTTGGGCTGA
- a CDS encoding PEP-CTERM sorting domain-containing protein: MKRSLLFALAAFAALPPVAQAIVWRHDIPESDVLNYGNTTRLQGVGKVNLPGWFGTGQFLGIGTGGQAWGISAKHVITTGQTGTFTFEDGGSYSITQAIGFAGTDIAVFKIAGWNRNVFAPTLHDDGVYTVGTNFDSAGFGGHGAQGTLGGNWLYDNKRRGMQTKLTTTRTASFNGENQFQLIDTFDAPGSANVRPVEGFGASGDSGSMLLDDSGKIWGVLSGGQFETYGNINYYAAITPQIAQQIVQTTGVPEPGTMILLAGLAAVAARRRK, encoded by the coding sequence ATGAAACGCAGTCTGCTGTTTGCGCTTGCCGCTTTTGCGGCCCTGCCGCCCGTTGCCCAGGCCATTGTGTGGCGGCACGACATCCCGGAGAGCGATGTGCTCAATTACGGCAACACCACCCGGCTCCAAGGGGTCGGCAAGGTCAACCTTCCCGGTTGGTTCGGCACGGGCCAATTTTTGGGGATCGGGACAGGTGGACAGGCGTGGGGGATCAGCGCCAAACACGTGATTACCACGGGGCAGACCGGCACGTTCACGTTTGAAGATGGTGGGAGCTACTCGATCACACAGGCGATCGGGTTTGCCGGCACGGACATTGCCGTTTTCAAAATTGCAGGTTGGAATCGTAACGTCTTTGCGCCGACGTTGCACGACGACGGCGTTTACACGGTGGGGACCAACTTCGATTCGGCCGGGTTCGGCGGGCACGGCGCCCAAGGCACCCTCGGTGGCAACTGGCTCTACGACAACAAACGGCGGGGGATGCAAACCAAACTCACCACCACCCGCACCGCATCGTTCAACGGTGAAAACCAATTCCAATTGATCGACACGTTCGACGCCCCCGGATCGGCAAACGTCCGCCCGGTCGAAGGCTTTGGCGCATCGGGGGATAGCGGATCCATGTTGCTTGACGACAGCGGCAAGATCTGGGGCGTCTTGAGCGGCGGCCAATTCGAAACTTACGGCAACATCAACTACTACGCGGCCATCACCCCGCAAATCGCCCAGCAAATCGTTCAAACAACCGGCGTTCCTGAACCCGGCACCATGATCCTGTTGGCCGGTTTGGCCGCCGTTGCAGCACGCCGGCGCAAGTGA
- a CDS encoding LacI family DNA-binding transcriptional regulator: MAATIKDIARTLNISVSTVSYALNGGPRSVPEEVKERIFRVARELNYRPNRLAKSMVTGRSDTIGVVPPHFAENVFLSPYLHIALNGIANQCGIQGQDVLLFTRYSETEREEMVSLLVDGRVDGVVFIAPHFNHKTVELATSLHMPCVTVSGTSVPGTCSFASDSRLGIRQAMQHLFDLGHRKIAHVAGRLDMPDAVERLQAYQGFLLDNGLEYREDWVAMGQFVIDGGRRALHQFLQLKDRPTAIVCANDEMAIGVLVEALNSGIKIPHEVSVVGFDDSPRSAQVYPALTTIRQPIGEMGAAAAIALHDLIEGREPDPENLFPTELVVRDSTARPREDKP, translated from the coding sequence ATGGCCGCCACCATCAAGGACATTGCGAGAACGCTCAATATCTCAGTCAGTACGGTGAGTTACGCTCTCAACGGTGGGCCTCGGTCGGTTCCCGAAGAGGTCAAAGAACGCATTTTCCGCGTGGCCAGGGAGCTCAATTACCGTCCAAACCGCTTGGCTAAGTCGATGGTCACCGGCCGTAGCGACACCATCGGCGTCGTCCCCCCGCACTTTGCCGAAAACGTTTTCCTCAGCCCCTATCTCCACATCGCCCTTAACGGCATTGCCAACCAGTGCGGAATCCAAGGCCAAGACGTGTTGCTTTTCACCCGCTACAGCGAAACCGAGCGTGAGGAAATGGTCTCTCTGCTTGTGGATGGCCGGGTGGATGGCGTGGTTTTCATTGCGCCCCACTTCAACCACAAAACAGTGGAGCTGGCAACCAGTCTGCACATGCCGTGCGTCACCGTTTCGGGGACTTCAGTGCCAGGAACGTGCAGTTTTGCATCGGACAGCCGCCTTGGCATCCGTCAGGCGATGCAACACCTTTTTGACCTCGGGCACCGCAAAATCGCCCATGTTGCGGGCCGGCTCGATATGCCCGACGCGGTGGAACGTTTGCAGGCCTACCAAGGATTCCTCCTTGACAACGGCCTTGAATACCGCGAGGATTGGGTGGCCATGGGCCAATTCGTGATCGATGGGGGCCGGCGCGCCCTCCACCAATTCCTGCAACTCAAGGATCGCCCGACGGCAATTGTTTGCGCCAATGACGAAATGGCCATCGGTGTCCTCGTAGAAGCCCTCAACAGCGGGATAAAGATCCCCCACGAGGTCAGCGTCGTCGGATTCGACGACAGCCCGCGAAGTGCCCAGGTTTATCCCGCTTTGACCACCATTCGGCAACCCATCGGAGAGATGGGGGCCGCCGCCGCCATTGCCCTCCACGACCTGATCGAAGGTCGGGAGCCCGACCCGGAAAATCTTTTCCCAACCGAACTCGTCGTCCGAGATTCAACCGCCCGTCCAAGGGAGGACAAACCATGA
- a CDS encoding prepilin-type N-terminal cleavage/methylation domain-containing protein, giving the protein MTHRRTNAFTLIELLVVIAIIAILAAILFPVFAQAKSAAKNTKTVSNLKQVGTAQQLYLADYDDTYQQAGTMNGNGASWATGACNPSIGCPSWDSLLMPYMKSFELFTSDFDLAPRTFSPWGDQKRSFRVAANVIRGWAGVNTWDGQDYGWQTISQTAIPAVGSTVVITEQRNAQSANCTWWVGAAFWECGVWDARSANTLSNDDPVAYGALTGLAKYASGIDFSRANRANYGFADTHVRSLGKGYILPGYEQRKGAGQPIDTTLKGVCLDADPFRITPATDCKLPEQ; this is encoded by the coding sequence ATGACTCATCGAAGAACCAATGCCTTTACATTGATCGAACTGCTTGTCGTGATCGCGATCATCGCCATCCTGGCAGCCATCCTGTTCCCCGTGTTCGCCCAAGCCAAATCGGCTGCCAAGAACACCAAGACCGTCAGCAACCTCAAGCAAGTGGGCACCGCTCAACAGCTTTATCTGGCTGACTACGACGACACCTACCAACAAGCCGGGACCATGAACGGCAATGGCGCAAGCTGGGCAACCGGGGCTTGCAATCCTAGCATCGGATGCCCGAGCTGGGATAGCCTCTTGATGCCTTACATGAAGTCGTTTGAATTGTTCACCAGCGACTTTGACCTCGCCCCCCGGACTTTTTCGCCCTGGGGCGACCAAAAGCGCAGCTTCCGCGTGGCGGCCAACGTCATCCGCGGATGGGCCGGGGTCAACACATGGGATGGCCAAGACTATGGCTGGCAAACGATCAGCCAAACGGCTATTCCGGCGGTCGGGAGCACCGTTGTCATCACCGAGCAAAGGAATGCCCAATCGGCAAACTGCACCTGGTGGGTTGGCGCGGCGTTTTGGGAGTGCGGCGTTTGGGATGCCCGCAGCGCCAACACCCTTTCCAACGACGACCCCGTTGCCTATGGCGCGCTGACCGGCTTGGCCAAGTACGCAAGCGGAATCGACTTTAGCCGGGCCAATCGGGCCAACTATGGCTTTGCCGATACGCACGTCCGCAGCCTCGGCAAGGGCTACATCCTCCCTGGTTATGAGCAAAGGAAGGGTGCCGGCCAGCCGATCGACACCACTCTGAAAGGCGTTTGCCTTGATGCCGACCCGTTCCGCATCACGCCCGCAACAGACTGCAAACTCCCCGAACAATAA
- a CDS encoding zf-HC2 domain-containing protein, with translation MPEMDCQDVIKRMGSYLDRELDEREVAAVRAHLGHCAWCEGAFRWEGSILRLVKESAHAEAPKGLLGKLMQNCDQE, from the coding sequence GTGCCTGAGATGGACTGCCAAGACGTCATCAAGCGGATGGGCTCCTATCTCGACCGGGAGCTCGACGAACGCGAAGTCGCCGCGGTGAGGGCCCACTTGGGGCATTGCGCTTGGTGTGAAGGCGCCTTTCGGTGGGAAGGGTCGATCCTCCGGCTTGTCAAGGAATCTGCCCATGCCGAAGCACCAAAGGGGTTGCTGGGCAAACTGATGCAAAATTGCGACCAGGAATAA